The following are encoded together in the Brassica napus cultivar Da-Ae chromosome A9, Da-Ae, whole genome shotgun sequence genome:
- the LOC125578370 gene encoding uncharacterized protein LOC125578370 yields the protein MVLMLPFSFAVRHPNTIAYPEKFFETAQLIATHSHLRWPDLSREWIRRQQARIARVDWESRLPCVLGPRKSCLSLFTRKQQKPLNKARKMEGVPDLSALLKGKLQMLSTKSSSAGASEVRPVPADGDANSEPPAQSSPKKKANKAKKRSVPLEEASSSADASEVAAKKKKKKKESKKRSREEASVEVLETSTAAGDDDAERNDPTDSTRGSSEERPKKRSKKTTAEDDGTSAPGIPSRSGGPATETGDDSRDESPLSRGAPSSSARKTGVESGGSLLQKAGGGRGFPDRVEFLYDEATPLVLNPLQCDELTRQIRGGTKELPPIDGLYFKKEYIDAAMASKRSDGSMNYLVEKYDSTLKQTMVQLGASEKLARTRLGVIERLRAENKKASDKAAKEKEVLRVKFAELEDKLKSDRFAKKDALREKARLERLVASLEKEKTELEGERDAVVGTLVKERERLRNSRIQEVTRERIRVQTAMTDKSTRSFGRVKGYLDHLNALERAKSLYGQASGTKKCLEMIRDSGTAIPQEMIDIFSEQEKLHEAEAAKLRIDPFSEADFALSPLNLPSRFVSEELMGTLDPYGSKAGLIGHESASELITSREAADDPIDEPMIDISSALSKRVTVPKGTAVEERPKENGPEVGGSAAQEGTGDVAVEDPVLVSSSEEREDDEGGNQEEDRSSPALIEEAALNPSAPDPPAQIEVLNTHIAEGTMESPDLDVSNKDDQDAVA from the exons ATGGTTCTAATGCTCCCTTTTTCTTTTGCAGTTCGTCATCCCAATACGATTGCCTATCCCGAGAAATTCTTCGAAACTGCCCAACTGATCGCGACGCATAGTCATCTCAGGTGGCCGGATCTTAGTCGGGAGTGGATACGTCGGCAGCAAGCTAGGATCGCTAGAG TTGACTGGGAATCAAGACTTCCTTGTGTACTCGGTCCCCGCAAATCATGTCTCTCCCTGTTTACTCGGAAACAACAAAAGCCCCTCAACAAAGCTAGAAAGATGGAGGGAGTTCCCGACTTGAGTGCCCTGTTGAAAGGGAAGCTTCAAATGCTCTCAACGAAGTCGTCTTCTGCCGGTGCCTCAGAGGTCAGGCCTGTTCCCGCAGATGGAGATGCGAACTCTGAGCCGCCAGCTCAGAGTTCCCCAAAGAAGAAGGCCAATAAGGCCAAGAAAAGGAGTGTCCCTTTGGAGGAGGCATCATCCTCTGCTGATGCCTCTGAAGTCGcggctaagaagaagaagaagaaaaaggagagCAAGAAAAGGTCTCGTGAGGAGGCTTCTGTTGAGGTTTTGGAGACCTCAACTGCCGCGGGGGATGATGATGCGGAAAGAAACGATCCAACCGATTCTACTCGGGGATCATCTGAGGAACGTCCCAAGAAGAGATCGAAGAAAACGACCGCGGAAGACGATGGGACTTCTGCTCCCGGGATCCCTTCTAGAAGTGGGGGACCGGCTACCGAAACCGGAGATGACTCACGGGATGAATCTCCGTTGAGTAGgggagccccttcttcttctgcGAGGAAGACGGGTGTTGAAAGCGGAGGTTCGCTTCTGCAGAAGGCGGGAGGAGGAAGAGGATTTCCGGATCGCGTAGAGTTCCTTTACGACGAGGCGACTCCGTTGGTTCtgaatccacttcaatgtgatGAACTGACCCGTCAGATCCGTGGCGGGACCAAAGAGTTGCCGCCGATCGACGGCTTGTACTTCAAAAAGGAGTACATTGACGCGGCTATGGCGAGCAAACGG AGCGATGGGAGTATGAACTATCTTGTTGAGAAGTACGATAGTACCCTCAAGCAGACGATGGTTCAGCTAGGCGCGTCGGAAAAACTTGCGCGGACCCGGCTAGGCGTGATAGAGAGGTTACGCGCTGAGAACAAGAAGGCTAGCGACAAGGCGGCCAAGGAGAAGGAAGTCCTCCGGGTCAAATTTGCAGAGCTAGAAGACAAGTTAAAGTCTGATCGTTTTGCAAAAAAGGATGCTTTACGCGAGAAGGCTCGTCTGGAGCGGTTGGTTGCTTCTCTTGAGAAGGAGAAAACTGAGTTAGAGGGGGAGAGGGATGCCGTTGTTGGAACGTTGGTCAAGGAGAGGGAACGCTTGAGGAACTCTAGGATTCAGGAGGTTACTCGTGAAAGAATCAGAGTCCAGACCGCTATGACAGACAAATCTACTCGCTCTTTTGGCCGAGTAAAGGGCTATCTGGACCATCTTAACGCGTTGGAGAGGGCCAAGAGTTTATACGGGCAAGCTTCGGGAACCAAGAAGTGTCTTGAGATGATAAGAGATAGCGGCACGGCGATCCCGCAGGAAATGATAGACATCTTCTCGGAGCAAGAGAAGTTGCACGAGGCTGAGGCCGCTAAACTTCGCATCGATCCGTTCTCAGAAGCTGATTTCGCCCTCTCTCCACTCAACCTCCCTTCTCGGTTCGTAAGCGAGGAACTGATGGGGACTCTTGATCCGTACGGGTCGAAAGCTGGTCTGATTGGCCATGAATCGGCTTCCGAACTGATTACTTCTCGTGAGGCCGCTGACGACCCTATTGACGAGCCAATGATTGATATTTCATCTGCTTTGTCAAAGCGCGTCACTGTCCCTAAAGGAACTGCGGTAGAGGAGCGTCCCAAAGAGAACGGCCCCGAAGTAGGCGGCAGTGCGGCTCAAGAGGGAACAGGGGATGTAGCCGTTGAAGACCCGGTCTTAGTTTCCTCGTCTGAGGAACGAGAAGACGACGAGGGGGGCAATCAGGAAGAGGACAGGTCATCTCCGGCGCTTATCGAAGAAGCGGCTTTGAACCCGTCGGCCCCGGACCCTCCTGCGCAGATTGAAGTCCTCAACACTCACATTGCTGAAGGGACTATGGAGTCGCCTGACCTGGATGTATCGAACAAGGATGATCAAGACGCGGTtgcttga